The region CCTTGGTGGCACTAACAGTTTACGCGGCGGTGTTCCCGCAGACCAAGTAATAACTGAGCTTGCCGCCATTCGTGACAAATGCCTTACAAACGGTATAAGGCCAATATTTTTGACCTTGCCGCCAATTAATCCGGCTGCTATAGATGAAGTTTTTAAAGAAGAAACAGTATCCAATTGGCGGGAAGAATTTGACGCTGTCAATAACTTTATTAGGCAACAGCGGTATTTCATTGACCTTGAACCATTTTTTGTTGACAGTAACCGTGAACTTCCCGACGACTTTGCCATCGATGGGCTGCATCCTGATATTGAGGCTAAAAAACTTATGGCCCAGATCATTAACGCCCATTGGACATCGGTTGTCCGGTAACGGCCTGCTCAAGTTGCAAAAGTTCATCCCGCCGTTCCTTTGCGGTAGAAAAGAAATTATGGACAGTGCGGCGGTCATTCTGGCGGATAGCCGCTGCTACTTCGCTGATTAATTGGTTGAATTTGTCTAAACCGTCGGCTATAGGCCCCGCGTTCGTCATGCAAATATCAGCCCACATGTCGGCGTTGGATGAGGCAATACGTGTAGTATCACGGAAGCCGCCGCCGGCTAGTTTGATACTGCTGTCCTGGTCCTCAGAATAGGCCAGCAAATTTACTAAGGCAGCAGCGCCAATATGAGGCACATGGCTTATTAACGCTGTACACCAGTCATGCTTCACGGCATCCATAACGGTTATTTGGGCTCCTGTCCAACCAATAACCTGGCGTACGGCATCTGTAGCCACACGGTTGACATCTGCCGGTGGTGTAAGAATATACCATTTGTTATGGAAAAGATTTACATCAGCGGCTTCAATACCGCTTTTTTCGCGTCCGGCCATGGGATGACCAGGCACATAGTGGACATATTCGGGTAAAAGAGAGCTAATCTGTTCCAGCAAATAACTTTTGGTACTACCGGTATCGGTTAAGATAGCGCCTTGCTTTAAACAAGGCGCTATCTTTTTTACCAACGGGACCACCTGCAAAACCGGCGTGCACAAAAAAATCATATCAGCCTGCGCTACACCTTCTGCCAAATCAGCAGTTATTATATCGGCAGCACCGCGTTGCCGGGCCTTAACCAGCGTCAATTCGTTGGTATCAATACCGGTAACCTCAGTTTTTTCCTCTCTGGCGGCTTTGATTGCCAGACCTAGCGAGCCGCCAATAAGCCCCATACCGATTATTGCAATCCGGCTGATATTTAATCCCATGATAATTTCCTGCCCATAACGGTTGCAATTGCACTTACTTCTCCCATGAGTGCCCGGAAATTTTCGGGTGTCAGTGACTGATTACCATCAGACAAGGCTTCAGCCGGATTTGGGTGCACTTCGATCATGAGTCCGTCAGCGCCGCTTGCCACTGCCGCCCGGGCCATGGGCCGTACCAATTTCCATAAACCGGTGCCGTGACTGGGATCAACAATAACCGGCAAGTGGCTTAAGTTTTTGATGGCGGCAACAGCGCTTAAATCCAGCGTATTACGGGTATAGTCCTCAAATGTCCGGATACCTCGTTCACAAAACATAACATTGTAATTACCTTCGTTCATAATATACTCTGCAGCATGCAGCCATTCATTGATGGTAGCGGCCATACCGCGCTTTAACAGTACAGGCATGCCGCTTTTACCGACAGCTTTTAACAACTGAAAGTTTTGCATATTGCGCGCCCCGATTTGCAACACATCAGCATAGGCGCTGACAACCGGCACCGACTGAATATCAACGACCTCGGTAACAATTTTCAGTCCGGTCAATGTTCTGGCCTCAGCCAGCATCTCCAAGCCTTTTTCCTCAAGTCCCTGGAAAGAGTACGGTGAAGTCCGGGGTTTATAAGCTCCGCCCCGCAGGAACTGAGCACCAGCCTCTTTCACAATCTGAGCCGAAACCAGTAATTGCTCCCTAC is a window of Sporomusaceae bacterium ACPt DNA encoding:
- the tyrC gene encoding Cyclohexadienyl dehydrogenase, with product MGLNISRIAIIGMGLIGGSLGLAIKAAREEKTEVTGIDTNELTLVKARQRGAADIITADLAEGVAQADMIFLCTPVLQVVPLVKKIAPCLKQGAILTDTGSTKSYLLEQISSLLPEYVHYVPGHPMAGREKSGIEAADVNLFHNKWYILTPPADVNRVATDAVRQVIGWTGAQITVMDAVKHDWCTALISHVPHIGAAALVNLLAYSEDQDSSIKLAGGGFRDTTRIASSNADMWADICMTNAGPIADGLDKFNQLISEVAAAIRQNDRRTVHNFFSTAKERRDELLQLEQAVTGQPMSNGR
- the aroF_2 gene encoding Phospho-2-dehydro-3-deoxyheptonate aldolase gives rise to the protein MIIVMSPTATQNEIDNVIARVTGAGLKVHLSEGKMRTIIGLIGEKKLMAQLPLEAMAGVEKTIAVTAGYKLVSREFKNEDTVIDIGGVLVGGSSLVVMAGPCAVESREQLLVSAQIVKEAGAQFLRGGAYKPRTSPYSFQGLEEKGLEMLAEARTLTGLKIVTEVVDIQSVPVVSAYADVLQIGARNMQNFQLLKAVGKSGMPVLLKRGMAATINEWLHAAEYIMNEGNYNVMFCERGIRTFEDYTRNTLDLSAVAAIKNLSHLPVIVDPSHGTGLWKLVRPMARAAVASGADGLMIEVHPNPAEALSDGNQSLTPENFRALMGEVSAIATVMGRKLSWD